One stretch of Narcine bancroftii isolate sNarBan1 chromosome 8, sNarBan1.hap1, whole genome shotgun sequence DNA includes these proteins:
- the gpr101 gene encoding probable G-protein coupled receptor 101 has product MSEFTLSINATNSTLGPGTWSSSPDNLLRITLVAAILCISLIGNGLVLMVFQSKPQLLHVANRFVFNLLLADLLQTVVVMPMVIAGSVPGVQPFNRSLCKVLVVLMHLFAFAGVNTIVVVSIDRYLAIIHPLSYPTRMTPNRGRNLIAFTWLLGIAQSSPPLYGWGQVAFDGRTFCRLVWSSSPSYSLLTTLLTFWLPACVMLACYWMVFQAARRQNALVHPTHPNALAWRPSCTNRSISGSGGRARPRRSRCKAARVVFVIMSSYLLSMGPYNILGTMSIHKAQGPPPWINTAALILFYGQCCVHPYIYGYLHRSIRREFLLRLSGSCCKSPPPRISPPSSHFTVMDSRGFPCRCSPGGPRAGVLRSWSERPITALTPMDVSRPPTPRHCRRETVSTSCSSENELHLLPSQMSDKGMN; this is encoded by the coding sequence ATGTCCGAGTTCACTCTCTCCATTAACGCCACCAACTCCACACTTGGACCTGGGACCTGGAGCTCCTCGCCTGACAACCTGCTGAGAATCACTCTGGTCGCTGCCATCCTCTGTATCTCCCTGATTGGGAACGGCCTGGTGCTGATGGTGTTCCAGAGCAAACCCCAGCTGCTACACGTGGCCAATCGCTTTGTCTTCAACCTGCTCCTGGCTGATCTGCTCCAGACAGTGGTGGTGATGCCTATGGTAATTGCAGGGAGTGTGCCTGGGGTCCAGCCATTCAACAGGAGTCTCTGCAAGGTTTTGGTAGTCTTAATGCATCTCTTTGCATTTGCTGGTGTCAATACCATTGTGGTGGTCTCCATTGACAGATACCTGGCTATCATCCATCCCCTGTCCTATCCCACGAGGATGACTCCCAACAGAGGGAGAAACCTCATTGCTTTTACCTGGTTGCTGGGAATAGCGCAGAGCAGCCCCCCTCTGTACGGCTGGGGGCAGGTGGCCTTTGATGGTCGCACCTTTTGTCGCCTTGTTTGGTCATCCAGCCCCTCCTACTCCCTGCTGACCACATTGCTCACCTTCTGGCTGCCTGCCTGTGTCATGCTGGCCTGCTACTGGATGGTGTTCCAAGCAGCTCGGCGGCAGAACGCCCTGGTTCACCCAACTCATCCCAACGCCTTGGCGTGGAGACCGTCCTGCACGAACAGATCCATCTCTGGCTCAGGTGGCAGAGCTCGACCGCGCCGCTCCCGCTGCAAAGCTGCCAGGGTGGTCTTTGTCATTATGTCCTCCTACCTGCTGAGCATGGGCCCCTACAACATCCTGGGCACCATGTCCATCCACAAGGCGCAGGGGCCACCTCCCTGGATCAACACTGCTGCTCTGATCCTCTTCTATGGCCAGTGCTGTGTCCACCCTTACATCTACGGCTATTTGCACAGGAGCATCAGGAGGGAGTTCCTGCTCCGGCTGAGCGGTTCCTGCTGCAAGTCACCCCCACCCAGGATCTCGCCGCCAAGCAGTCATTTCACCGTGATGGACAGTAGGGGGTTCCCCTGTCGTTGTTCCCCAGGCGGGCCTCGAGCGGGTGTGCTGAGATCCTGGTCGGAGCGGCCCATCACTGCACTAACGCCCATGGACGTGAGTAGGCCTCCGACCCCTAGACACTGCCGCAGGGAGACGGTCTCAACCAGCTGTAGCTCAGAAAACGAGCTTCACCTCCTGCCCAGCCAGATGTCCGACAAGGGAATGAACTAA